The window ATTGCTACAATGGCGATTGCAGTTCCAACTGGTGTGAAAATCTTTAACTGGTTGTTCACGCTCTGGGGTGGACAAATTCGCTTCACAACAGCGAATATTTTCGCAACAGCTTTTATTCCGACCTTCGTAATGGGTGGAACAACTGGGGTTATGCTTGCCATTCCGGCAGCAGATTTCCAGTATCATGATACGTATTTCGTTGTCGCACACTTTCACTATGTTATCGTCGGTGGTCTAATACTTGGTTTGTTCGCGGGTCTTTACTACTGGTGGCCTAAAATGTTTGGACGTATGTTGAATGAAGGAATGGGTAAACTGCATTTCTGGTTGTTCTTCATCGGCTTCCATTTGACATTCTTCCCGCAGCATTTCTTGGGACTTATGGGAATGCCGCGTCGTGTCTTTACGTACCAACCGGGATATGATCTTGAAGTAGGTAACTTGGTTTCAACCGTAGGTGCCTTCTTGATGGGTATTGGTACATTAGTATTCCTTATCAACATCATTGCAACAGCAAGAAAACCAGTGTCGGCTCCGGCAGATCCATGGGATGGTCGTACATTAGAGTGGGCGATTCCTTCACCTGCACCTGAGTATAACTTCAAACAAACGCCGCTTGTTCGCGGTTTAGACGCACTTTGGAAAGAAAAAATGGCTGGTAATAAAGAGATGACTCCGGCAGAACCTGTAGGTTCGATTCATATGCCTTCCGCATCGATATTACCGCTTGTTATGTCCATTGGGTTATTCATTTCAGGCTTTGGCTTTATGTACAAAAACTATTGGGTAGCTGGCGCAGGTATCGTAGTTACATTTATCGCAATGTTCTTACGTTCGGTATATGACGATCATGGTTGGCATATTGAAAAAGAAGAGCTTGAAGATGACAAGGGGGTAAAGGCATGAGTACTCATCATACGGGCACACTGCCTGCTAATCCGGAAACGGCTACCCTCGAAGGGAAAAATAAAGTCCTAGGTTTTTGGTTATTCCTAGGTGCAGAGGTTGTATTGTTTGGTTGTTTATTCGCAACTTACATTGCGCTTCGGAACTCTGTTCCGGACGGTCCTACTGCGGATGAAATTTTTAACCTGAGTATCGTTGGGTTGTCTACATTCATTCTCTTAACAAGCAGCTTAACGAGTGTATTCGCGATTATCGCCATGCACAAACATAAGCTTGGTCAATTGTTATTCTGGTTAGGAGTTACGGTGTTGTTTGGTCTTGCATTCTTGGGGCTGGAGATCTATGAGTTCGTTGAGTATGTGCACGAAGGTCATAAGTTCACGACAAGTGCTTTTGCAACCTCTTTCTATACGTTAGTTGGGTTCCACGGGGCACACGTAGCATTCGGAATTTGTTGGATTACTCTGTTGATTCTACAGGGATTCAAAAAAGGTCTTACGGTTGTTACTGCACCTAAGTTTTATGTAGCAGCCTTGTATTGGCACTTTATTGACTTGGTCTGGGTATTTATCTTCACAGTCGTTTATCTGATGGGGAAGGTGGGTCACTAAGATGAGCAGCAATTCTCATGATACACACGCACCTAGCAAACGAGTTAAGCATGAATCACCTTTAAACCACTACTTGTCTTACATTATCTCGATTCTTCTCACGATGTTGGCATTCGCGGTTGTTCTTTATGGAGACTTGGATCGTTCCTTTATTTTAATCTTCATCGTTTCCTTGGGTATTGTGCAAGCAGTTATCCAGCTTCTGTTCTGGATGCATGCCAAAGAAAGAGGACACTTATTCCCGCTCATTTTTATCGGGGCAGGAGCGTTTGTAGCTTTAACAGGAGTTGTTACAGCGGTATATTGGATGTGGTGGTAAGAAAGCAGGAAGAGGCAACTTTGTCTAGACAAAGTGCCTCCTCTTTTTTTAGTTGAAAGGAGATAGAGATTAGCTATGAACCAAATTGGTGGATTTTTCGAGTTGTGGAATCCTGTTATACTGTTGGTGGTCGTCGTTGTCGGATATGTGTATAGTCGATTTGTCGCTAAGGGGAATGGGAATTTCGCAGATGCCGAGCCAGTTTCGGATAAACAGAAGCTATATTTCTATATGGGGCTTGCTCTGTTCTACATTGGACAAGGGAGTCCGATTAACTACA is drawn from Paenibacillus sp. V4I7 and contains these coding sequences:
- a CDS encoding cytochrome (ubi)quinol oxidase subunit III, which codes for MSTHHTGTLPANPETATLEGKNKVLGFWLFLGAEVVLFGCLFATYIALRNSVPDGPTADEIFNLSIVGLSTFILLTSSLTSVFAIIAMHKHKLGQLLFWLGVTVLFGLAFLGLEIYEFVEYVHEGHKFTTSAFATSFYTLVGFHGAHVAFGICWITLLILQGFKKGLTVVTAPKFYVAALYWHFIDLVWVFIFTVVYLMGKVGH
- a CDS encoding cytochrome C oxidase subunit IV family protein; this translates as MSSNSHDTHAPSKRVKHESPLNHYLSYIISILLTMLAFAVVLYGDLDRSFILIFIVSLGIVQAVIQLLFWMHAKERGHLFPLIFIGAGAFVALTGVVTAVYWMWW